A DNA window from Fodinibius sp. Rm-B-1B1-1 contains the following coding sequences:
- a CDS encoding peptidylprolyl isomerase translates to MRKSTGAILWVLIFSFGVLWMLADTNMFDVIQQGPRTLGSVNGEPISLEDYNNRLQYYTQQYSQQTGNSMTPEVRAQYEQQAWDDLVNSQLLQDKMDDLGITVTDQEVVDMITGPNPDPIIRQNFSNEDGSIDRVALQSWVESPENTQLLISVEQQMRQKRQQQKMNNYLQSSMDVSEYEVEQQYIRNNTNADVSYVRFPYAEVSEEEVSVSESDLRSYYNDNQDEFKRKESYRIQYVSFDKTPTSKDTTRTFEEVNRLKSDFATAENDSLFFNRYQSTTDYSVKNTAKDEIRELYQPVLDVGVGEVTDVIQDQGRLYLLKKLDETSNEVSFVVFSRDITADPIATIDARAETADDFSFYAQEDGFNAEAERRELEVSEGFATKGNNFISGLGQSQQIMRFLETAYEGQVSDPIELTEQFVVIKVSEITEAGTEPFEEVKEQIRTIVTNNKRKQQAIAKVEELLGQNTDLQSIAEASGKEVTSVKSLAKSSATLEGAGREPRVIGAIFGLNQGELSGAIEGTSAAFVVQLDELYEANLDNLTADVRQRIRQQLRQQKSQAFMSVWLEQLKKEADIEDNRAQLLRG, encoded by the coding sequence ATGAGAAAGAGTACCGGAGCCATTCTCTGGGTACTTATTTTCTCATTCGGAGTGTTATGGATGCTTGCTGATACCAATATGTTTGATGTGATACAGCAAGGTCCCCGAACACTTGGATCGGTTAATGGAGAACCTATTTCACTGGAAGATTATAATAATCGCCTGCAGTATTATACGCAGCAGTATTCTCAGCAGACAGGCAATTCAATGACACCCGAAGTTCGTGCCCAATACGAACAGCAGGCTTGGGACGATTTGGTAAACAGCCAGTTATTGCAAGATAAAATGGATGACTTGGGGATTACGGTTACCGATCAGGAGGTGGTTGATATGATTACAGGTCCTAATCCGGATCCTATTATCCGCCAAAACTTCTCGAATGAAGATGGTTCTATCGACCGGGTTGCTTTACAATCATGGGTTGAATCCCCGGAAAATACTCAGCTGTTAATTTCTGTTGAGCAACAGATGCGTCAAAAGCGTCAGCAGCAGAAAATGAATAACTATCTGCAGTCGTCAATGGATGTTAGTGAATATGAGGTTGAGCAACAGTACATCCGTAATAATACAAATGCTGATGTTTCGTATGTACGTTTCCCGTATGCTGAGGTATCAGAAGAGGAAGTTTCCGTTTCGGAAAGTGATTTGCGTAGCTACTACAATGATAATCAGGATGAATTTAAGCGCAAGGAGTCATATCGTATCCAGTATGTGAGCTTTGACAAAACGCCAACATCAAAGGATACAACCCGAACGTTTGAGGAGGTAAATCGGCTGAAGTCAGATTTTGCCACTGCCGAAAATGATTCGTTGTTTTTTAATCGCTATCAATCCACAACTGACTATAGTGTAAAGAATACAGCAAAAGATGAGATTCGTGAACTGTATCAGCCGGTATTAGATGTGGGAGTTGGCGAAGTTACGGATGTAATTCAGGACCAAGGGCGGCTTTACTTGTTAAAGAAATTAGATGAAACAAGTAACGAAGTGAGTTTTGTAGTATTTAGCCGGGATATTACTGCTGACCCTATTGCAACTATTGATGCCCGAGCCGAAACGGCTGATGACTTTAGTTTCTATGCTCAGGAAGATGGCTTTAATGCTGAAGCTGAGCGGCGTGAGCTGGAGGTAAGTGAAGGGTTTGCGACAAAAGGAAATAACTTTATTTCCGGTCTGGGGCAGAGTCAGCAGATTATGCGCTTTTTAGAAACGGCTTATGAGGGACAGGTTTCGGATCCCATTGAACTCACTGAACAGTTTGTGGTTATTAAAGTGAGTGAGATCACAGAAGCAGGTACCGAGCCTTTTGAGGAGGTTAAAGAGCAAATTAGAACGATTGTAACAAATAATAAACGCAAGCAGCAGGCCATTGCTAAGGTCGAAGAATTATTGGGACAAAATACAGATCTGCAGAGTATTGCAGAAGCCTCAGGTAAAGAGGTAACATCAGTAAAGTCGCTGGCTAAGAGTTCGGCAACACTTGAGGGTGCTGGCAGGGAGCCCAGAGTTATTGGTGCTATCTTTGGATTGAATCAAGGAGAACTTTCAGGTGCCATTGAAGGTACCTCTGCTGCTTTTGTTGTTCAGCTTGATGAACTGTATGAGGCGAATTTGGATAATTTGACTGCTGATGTTCGACAACGGATTCGACAGCAATTGCGTCAACAGAAAAGCCAGGCCTTTATGAGTGTTTGGCTTGAACAGCTTAAGAAGGAAGCGGATATCGAAGATAACCGAGCCCAACTATTGCGCGGGTAA
- the ribD gene encoding bifunctional diaminohydroxyphosphoribosylaminopyrimidine deaminase/5-amino-6-(5-phosphoribosylamino)uracil reductase RibD: protein MSEVDKKWMRLALEIAERGAGYVSPNPMVGCVIVSSDGKKVGQGYHERYGQAHAEKNAVDSIRDPEQLDGATVYVTLEPCAHHGNTPPCCELLSRLPIKRVVIAMEDPTPKVAGKGIQHLRDHNIEVDVGLFEEEAEKLNEFFLHYQTHNRPFVTLKIAQTVDGYIAAPDGDSEWISGPESRALVHEWRSRYDAVMVGRNTALLDNPRLTVRHVEGRQPKRIVIDGPLDLPHDLNLFADQYEEKTIVLTHNEEKFQNEADPMLSMLQSDYFRGKTLLVGQKDGHTDLDEALRELGHLPVTSILVEAGQNLASALLRQRLVDKVECFIAPKMLGGGTRSVIGVGINRMSEIMEFRDVQWRQVGKDLLFTGYL from the coding sequence ATGAGTGAAGTTGATAAAAAATGGATGCGCCTTGCGCTCGAAATAGCTGAGCGAGGGGCTGGTTACGTTTCTCCCAACCCGATGGTGGGATGCGTAATTGTATCGTCCGATGGCAAGAAGGTTGGCCAGGGGTATCACGAGCGCTATGGGCAGGCTCATGCCGAAAAAAATGCTGTTGACTCCATTCGTGATCCAGAACAGCTTGATGGAGCTACTGTATATGTCACGCTCGAACCTTGTGCTCATCACGGTAATACCCCTCCGTGCTGTGAGCTTTTATCGAGATTGCCAATAAAACGGGTGGTTATTGCTATGGAGGACCCCACCCCCAAGGTGGCGGGCAAGGGAATACAGCATTTGCGTGATCATAATATTGAAGTGGATGTGGGATTGTTTGAGGAAGAGGCAGAGAAACTGAATGAATTTTTCTTGCATTACCAGACGCATAACCGTCCGTTTGTAACGCTTAAAATTGCCCAGACGGTAGATGGGTATATCGCTGCCCCTGATGGTGATTCAGAATGGATTAGTGGCCCTGAGTCACGAGCGTTAGTGCACGAATGGCGTAGCCGGTACGATGCGGTGATGGTGGGCCGTAATACGGCACTTTTGGATAATCCGCGATTAACAGTGCGCCATGTCGAAGGTCGACAACCCAAGCGTATTGTCATTGATGGGCCGCTGGATTTACCTCATGATTTGAACTTGTTTGCCGACCAGTATGAGGAGAAAACGATTGTACTGACCCATAACGAAGAGAAGTTTCAGAATGAAGCTGACCCGATGTTGAGTATGCTACAGTCGGATTACTTTCGAGGTAAGACGTTGTTGGTAGGCCAAAAAGATGGGCACACGGATTTAGATGAAGCCCTTCGTGAGTTGGGGCATTTGCCGGTTACATCAATCTTGGTTGAAGCTGGGCAGAATTTAGCATCTGCATTGTTGCGTCAGCGGTTAGTTGATAAGGTAGAGTGTTTTATTGCTCCCAAAATGCTTGGCGGGGGTACTCGGTCTGTTATTGGAGTGGGTATTAACCGCATGTCAGAAATTATGGAGTTCCGAGATGTACAGTGGCGGCAGGTAGGTAAAGACTTACTTTTCACCGGATATTTGTAA
- a CDS encoding riboflavin synthase, with protein MFTGIIKSVGTVETITSLEGGKEITIASDFADNVSIDQSISINGVCHTATACDVKTFTVQSVEETLRKTNIGDLKEGDSVNLERSLRPDQLIDGHIVQGHVDATGIIKKIEQEGTDWLFTIEYPEEYSNLIVGRGSIAIDGISLTVASEEGQTFKVAIIPYTFEHTNLHAKEVGDTVNLEFDVLGKYVVKYLENREK; from the coding sequence ATGTTTACGGGCATTATTAAGTCAGTTGGTACAGTAGAAACGATTACATCACTCGAGGGCGGAAAAGAAATAACGATCGCCAGTGATTTCGCCGATAATGTGAGCATAGATCAAAGTATTAGTATTAATGGAGTATGCCATACGGCTACGGCTTGTGATGTCAAAACCTTTACCGTGCAAAGCGTGGAGGAGACACTTCGTAAAACCAATATTGGTGATCTAAAAGAAGGTGATTCTGTAAATTTAGAGCGATCTCTCCGCCCCGACCAGTTGATTGACGGCCATATTGTGCAAGGTCATGTAGATGCAACGGGTATTATCAAAAAAATAGAGCAAGAGGGCACCGATTGGTTGTTTACAATTGAATATCCAGAAGAGTACAGCAATTTAATTGTGGGGCGCGGTAGCATTGCTATTGACGGGATCAGTTTGACAGTGGCCAGTGAAGAAGGCCAAACGTTTAAAGTGGCAATTATCCCTTATACGTTTGAACATACTAATCTGCATGCCAAAGAAGTGGGGGATACGGTAAACCTGGAGTTTGATGTGCTGGGCAAATATGTGGTGAAGTATCTGGAGAATCGAGAGAAATAA